CCAGGTTAGATATTGAATAAAAGAATGAAAATTACCTAAAAAGGGAAATGTTTCATGcaacataaatataaataaataaatagacacCTGCATAAAGGCTATCTGTCCCATAGCCACATGCAAACAAaccattttttcttttgaatttgttTATATTTCTAAAATATGTCTGCAAGTAAGGGAGCAAGGGGTGGTAAGAATCCTGCAGGTTtgagcacaagatggataagccttTATCTATTGGGTTCACCACACGATCTTAAGATTATGAATTCTGATTCCTTAGCTACCGATTGACATATCTAGAGCATTTGGGAATGTCCACCTAGAAAACTAGAATCAAGCATAACCAATTGGGAATACACAGTGACAATAATTATACAAAGTAGCAGTTCCTCTAGTTCATGACCAATCAGCAAAACCAAATAAGATAGCATGCCTCATATATGTGTTTCCAGTGTCTTTCCTGCAGAAGCCTGTGAAACAATTGGTGGAGAAGCATGCGATGTGGAGATGTTTCCTGAAGTGAAGCCTGCAGCTCCAGACAGCAATATTAGAGCTAAAGTGGGTTCAGAAGAGGTTGAGCGAGAGTATGTGGAGTACAACGAGCCAAAAACGTATGTTGATTAAGATCTTAGACTTATACTAGCACAAGCAAGCAACTCGGTTATCAAACCATGTAATAATCTGTTGTCAATGCTGCAGGGTGTTCCCTGGTGAAGCATGTGATGATCTTGGAGGGGAGTTCTGCGATCCAGAATACCAAAAGGGAGTTTATGAGGAGAAGTCATTGCCCAGATAAAAGAATAAAGTTTAAATTGAGCTTTCTGTTTGTGAGAATACTAGaatcaagaaaagaaataaaaactttCATGGTATGCATCTCTGTATATGTTCATGTATCATGGAGCTCAGATATGGCTATTGGTTTCAAAAGTTAATGGATATATTGAGTTTCATTACCTTCAAATTTATGAGTTATAAAACACAAAAAATCTGCATTTTATGTCTACCAATCTCCTAGAAGTCAATGTGTTCtgttatatttttcatagctcCATGTGAAGATATATCAACAATATTTAATAGCCATAACAAAAATCAACTTCTTTTCTATCTCATTCCTTGGGGAGTGCTGATGCTCCGACAGAATTGCTTGCATGAGAGGAATAAGTAATGTGAATTAGCATTTCATCATCGACAAGGTACTTATGACATCAACACGTGTATGCTTTCCTTTCCCAaatatttttgtaaaatcaaacaAAAACTTTAGAGGGTTTTTGTAAAAATAACTTATGATGAACTATCTTAGTCAACACATCTAGGACACAAATTTGTACCTTTGTTGGATCATTGTTCAAGTTAAGAACCACATCCCCCATACCAGGTTCCTAAGGTCATATCATATAAATTTTTCCAGTATGCACTAAAAGAAAGCACCCTAGTTTAATATGTTGGAAAAAgcaaatattaattatattgaaAAAAATCGAAAGAtcatattaaattttataaacttaattgTAGTGGCAAAAACCAAGAGTCACATTaaaaaattaaggatcacatGGAAAATCCAAGAGCCACATGGaaagtctaaatgataaatttattagaggagtcaaaaggtcatttcttatacctataaataggtggttgttATAGAATGTATGGAGTAGTGAAGtggtatcaaagaaaaaaaaaagaaaaaagacggcttgtgagaaaaagttgtactgctccattattttatataatttctcATATTATTGTTGTATgttccaccaccattacatattctatcaaagtggtatcagagctcgaagGTTGAAAACATATCTAACAGCATGCAATTCCCCATTCCACGATTCACCACCACCAATTATGAGAATTGGAACATCCAAATGAAGGCATTGCTAGGCTCCCAAGATATTTGGGAGGTTGTTGAAAAAGAATATGAAAAATCTCAAGATGACCGTGCACAAATGGCGGCACAACGAACGGCGCTTGTCGATCAAAGAAGAAAAGGACAAGAAAGCCCTTTATTTCATCTATCAAGGGCTAGATGAAGCCGGATTCGAGAAGGTTGCTTGTGCCACTAACTCAAAGCAAGCTTGGGAGATACTCAAGAATACTCGTAAGGGCgttgagaaagtgaagaaggtgcgccTCCAAATGTTGAGAGACGAGTTCGAGACTTTGAAGATgaaggaaggagaatccatctCGGATTACTTCACAAAGGTTCTCTGTAATGTAAACCAAATGAAAAGAAATGACGAGAATGTGGAGGATAAGCGTGTGGTGGAGAAGATCCTTGGATCAGAAGTTTGACTATGTTGTGGCTGCAATTAAAGAGTCCAAAGATGTGAACACTATAATAGTTGATGAACTCATGGATTCTCTATAAGTCCATGAGCAGAGGATCTTGATGCGGAAAGAAGAATCCTTGGAGCAAGTCTTGAAGTacaagctcaccatcaatgagaaGAAGGATGGCCCAACTAGCGAAAGTAATCAGATAAGTCACGGTCATAGTTATACCCGCAGATACGGTCATGGATGAGGCCATGAACAAGGATGAGGTTCCTTTGGACATGGCAGAGGAAGAGGAGGCATAGGAGTTTTACCTAATGAAGAAAGCACACAAGGTCCCTCTGGCGGAAGAAGGCAAGGAGGTTTCTCAAAAGGAGGACGAAGATATGACAAAAGTAAAATTAAATGTTATACTTGTGATAAGTATAGTCATTATTCCTCAGAATGTTACCATAATGAGAATAACCAAGTGCATGAGAAGGTCAACTATGCAAAGAAGGAGGAAAGAGAAGATGGTATCTTGCTACTagcagagaagggagaagaagctTCTAATGAGAACATTTGGTACTTGGATATCGGTGCAAGCAATCATATATGCGGGTACAAACACATGTTCAAAGAGTTAGATGAGACAGTTGAAGGCAATGTTTCCTTCGGTGATACCTCAAAAGTTCAAGTGAAGGGAATAGATAAAATTCTAATTCAACTCAAGGATGGTTCTCAACAGTTCATTTCTAATGTTTACTATGTgcctaatataaaaataaatatcttaagtCTTGAtcaattattagaaaaaaaatttgatgttgtCATAGAAGGTAGATACCTTTACTTAAGAAAACATGATCAGCTGATTGCAAAAGTACCTATGACCAAGAACCGAATGTTTATATTGAACATCAAGTATGTTGTGACAAAGTGCTTGAGTGCATGCATGAAGGATGACACATGGCTATGGCACTTGAGATTCGGGCATGTGAACTTTGGTTCCTTGAAACTCTTATCCTCGAAGGCAATGGTGAAGGGGTTACCTCTCATTGAGGATACCCCTGAAGGAATATGTGAAGGATGTATTATTGAAAAACACTCAAGAGCTAGCTTCCCAAAAGAGTTATTTCATCAAGCCCGAAGGCCTTTGCAACTCGTCCATACGGATATTTGTGGTCCCATCACACCAGCCTTATTTGGAGGTCATCATTATTTtctaacatttattgatgattttagcagAAAAACTTGGATGTACCTCTTGAAGGAGAAACGTGAGGCCCTGGAGACATTCAAAAGGTTCAAAGCTCTTGTAGAGAACCAAATTGGGTGCAAAATCAAAGCTTtgagatcagatcgaggaggagagtttacctcgaatgcattcgaGGAGTTctacaaatcttaagatatttggaGGACCTTGACTACACCATACTCACCCTAGTAGAATGGCATAGCAGAAAGGAAGCACCGGACCATTCTTGACATAGTGAGAAGCATGCTGAAGATGAAAGAAATACCAAAAGAGTTTTGGATGGAAGCTGTGAATTGTACGGTATACATTCTCAACCACTGCCCAACAAAGAATCTTGAAGAAAGGACCCCTCAAGAAGCATGGAATGGATATAGGCCAGATGTATCTCATCTGAGAGTGTTTGATTGCATTGCCTATGCACACATCCCAGATCAAAGGAGAAGCAAGCTTGATGACAAGAGTTATCCTTGCATCTTTATAGGATATGATCAGAGATCCAAGGCATACAAACTTATGATCCAAAGATGAAGAAGATCCTCATAAGTCGTGATGTAAAGTTCAATGAAGAAGGAATCTGAAATTGGAGCACCAACATGATAgaggtgcaagaagaagaagaacaagtgaAGGCTCAAGTTGAAGATCCCACACCTCCTTCATCACCTAGCATGAGATCTCCATTTTCAAGTGAAGAATCCAGAAAGATAAGAAGCATTCAAGATCTTTATGAGGTGACAAGTCCCCTTAATCTTAGTTGTTTATATGTTAATGAGGATGTAATCTCTTTTGAAGAAGCGGTAAAGAATGAAAATTGGAGGACGGCCATGAATGAAGAGATGAAAGCAATCCAGAAGAATAACACATGGAAGCTTACTACTCTTCCAGAAAGTCATGAACCCATCGGAGTGAAATGGATATATAAGGTAAATAAGAATGCAGAAGGAAAGGTGGAGAAATATAAGGctcgattagtagctaaaggctaCAAGCAGCAAGTCGGAATTGACTATGAGGAGGTATTTGCTCTCGTAGCACGCATGGAGACAATTCGCCTGATGATTTCTTTGGCTGCATAGAATAATTGGAAcatctactagctagatgtgaagtCGGTATTTCTAAATAGCTTTCTAGAAGAAGAAGTATATGTTGAACAATCCAAAGGGTACGTGAAGAAGGGACATGAAGAGAAGGTTTTGAAGCTAAGGAAGGCAttttatggtttaaaacaagctctaAGAGTATGGAACTCAAGAATTGATGGCTACTTCAAAACAAATGGCTTCAAGTAATGTCCCTATGAGCATGCTATGTATGTAAAGGAGAAaaattctaatattctacttgtgtgtctgtatgtggatgatcttaTTTTTACAGATAATAATCCACTAATGTTTGAGGAGTTCAAGCATACCATGATGAaggagtttgagatgacagaAATGGGGTTAATGACATATTTTCTGGGTTTGGAGGTCAAACAATATTAAGAAGAAATTTTCTTATCCCAAGAAGGTTatgccaaaaaaattttgaagaaattcaagatgaaAGATTATAACCCTATAAGCATCCCCGTTAATTGTGGAGCAAAGCTGtcaaaagaagatgaaggagagattGTGGACCCTACTCTCTATAGAAGCTTGGTAGGATGTCTGAGGTACATGATATGTACTAGATCGAATATTTTGTATGTAGTCGGTCTAGTCAGCAGATTCATGGAGGAGCTCAAATTAATGCACTGGAAGACAGCGAAGAGAATTTTTCATTACATCCGAGGTACTATCACTGATGGACTATTTTATTCTCATTATAGTAACTTCAAACTTGTGGGCTATTCGGATAGTGAATGGGCTGGAGACATGGATGATCGAAAGAGTactttcagatttatattttctaTGAGAGATGCAGCTTTTTATGGATGTCAAAGAAGCAACCTATTGTTACTCTTTCTACATGTGAAGCCGAATATGTTGCTGCATCCGTATGTGTATCACATGCTATATGGCTATGAAGTTTGCTGAAGAAAGTTCATTTTGAGCAAAAGGAACCTACCAAGATAAGCATTGATAGCAAGTCGGCTATTGCACTAGGAAAGAACCTGGTGTATCATCAAAGAAGCAAGCATATTGATGTGCATTTTCATTCAATCCGGGAACATGTGAAGAACAAAGAAGTAGAGCTACTGTATATGAAGACACAAGATCAAATTACCGATATATTCACTAAACCATTAGGAGCAGAGctcttcaccaagtttaaaagttctcttggcatgatgaagaaagaacaattaagtttaaggggggggtgttggaaaaaaaaaatattaattgtaTTAAAGAAATTGAAAGGTCATATTAAATTCTGTAAACTTAATTGTAGTGGCAAAAATCAAGAGTCACATTAAAAACTTAAGGGTCACATGAAAAATCCAAGAGTCATATGGGAAGtttaaatgataaatttattaggggagtcaaaaggttatttcttatacctataaataaGTGGTTGTTATAGAATGTATGGAGTAGTGAAGTGGTATCaaagaatagaaaaagaaaagagatggcTTGTGAGAAAAAGTTGCACTGCTCCAttattttatatagtttctcataTTATTGTTGTGTgttccaccaccattacatattctatcaTAATATAGCTTTCCATGTATGGACTACAAGACTTACGCCCACTACAATGATGCAACTAACACTAGTACTGCCAACCAACATCTCACCACGTTCTAGTAGACCAACTTCCATCTACAAGCAAACTTTTGCACCCAAGCTATGTGGTGGCTATTGGGTGGCATATGGGATAAGGAAGAACCAATGATATGACTCAAAAAACAAAACAAATAAAATGATCCGCTGAGGAAGAGGGGTAGGAAAAGTGTGAAAgtaatattaatgaaagtaaagtCTGAATCTTAAATAATAATGAAAGGATGAAGTATGACTTCTAGTAAGTATAATGATtccctaacaactcccacttcgATGCTTCTTCATTTTGAGACTTTCAATGGACCATTGGATTGAGCACTTGAATTCCATGATGCAATAGCCTGTATCGGCCCTACAAGGTACCATGACCATTTCACATCCTTCTAGCTAGGCTCAATAATGAACACCAGGTTAATGATCAAGAGCTCCACGAGGGCTCAGTGAACGTCCATCCCTCTAGACACCGATCAGTCATGCTCGTGTAGCGCAGCACGAAGCTGCAAACGAAGAAGATCAGATATTTGGGCCTAATAGAATCTGAGCTTAAATTGGAGGATCTACTCTTCATTAACTCACTCACCATTGCTGAAGTCAGAGCTCTGGGTAGACGCTGCGGCTTCATCTTCGGTGATCTGGACAACATAGACATCGACAAACTAAGAGACATGGAGCGAGTAAGGTGCAGCTAGGCTACACCTGTTACCATTGAATATGAATGGCCACAGCATCTTGGATTGTCAATGGCCAAGCAGACCTCAACGCATCTCATTGTCTCTCTATCCTACTTTACATCAAGATTCCAAAGAAAATGCTTCCTCTTTTGTTTCAACAACACAATACAGTACTGTCGACTTATTGTTCTTGGAACTCATCTCTTGAACTCTGTCTAATTCAATTACCCTTACTAAAACTGTGTTTGTTTGCTGTTCAAGCAACACTGCAAATTTTCTGTTTCTCGATACTGCCATATCAATACTATTCTGTAATGTAAGAGGATTAGGTAAATCCAACAAAAAAAATTGGTCTGTGACACAGTTGTGCATTCTTAGTGTACAATCTCTTATTTTCAAGAAATAAAACTTAATGCTAGAACTCGAGCTTAATCAAAGGAACCCGTTCCTACAGCACTTTACACAGTTCTATTCACCCTACTGCTAACAACTCTGAATGCTTACTCACAAACATTTATGGACCAAATGATCACAACCTATGCTAGATTTTCTTTGCAAAGCTTACCTTCATCCGTGACCTATGGCAAGGCCCTTGGATCATTGTTGGAGACTTTAACACCGCCCAGTTTACCAGGAAGGGAAGGGCATTGGCAGCAACATGCCTGTCTCTGAAGAATTCAACATATTCACAGATAATCATCAGCTCATAGAGATCAAACAAAAGTAATTTGCATTCATGTGGTCAAACCATAGAGAAATCCCCTCAATAGCAATGTTAGACAGATGCCTGGTATCCACGACTGGTTGGAGTAGAATCCTCTAGCAGCGCTTGTTCCTCTATCGAAAACAACCTCAAATGACTTCCCCCTACTCTTGGAATTCTGTCGACACCAGCAAGGTAACAAACCTTTCCACTTTGAGAATTTCTAGTTCCTTACTCTAGGCTTTGATGAATTGGTAAACGACTGCTGCTAGCGGCACCTATGTCTTTAGATGCATCAGCAAACATGGTTCACAAAGCTACAATATCTCAGAACAAAACTCAAGTCATGGAACCGATCAACTAACGAGAATATAATCCACTAGAAAAAATAGCACAAAATAGCAAATTTTGAGGCTTGATTTGCCAGAAGAGACTAGAAATTTATCTGCCGAAGAACTTCAGGAAAGAAGGTCGCTCAAACAATAATTGGAATTGATTCTAAAAGAAGAGGAAATTCTTTGGCGACAAAGATGAAGATCAACTGGCTAAAATTCAGAGACAAAAATACTAAATTGTTCCATGCATACGTGAATAATAGGTGAAGGAAAAATGACATCATGAGCATTGAGGATCAAGGGAGCATTATATTAGATCTGCAAGAAATTAAACACCTTCGGCAGAGTCTACTTTACTATCTGGAGGGACAAACGAAAACTCTCTACCTCTAGGCTGGTCAGCATTATATACTGAAAGTCTACGAATGCATCGACACTCGAGCAACCAGTTGCGGAAGAGGAAATTAAGCAAGCAGTGTTCAGTATTCCCAAGGGTAAGGCACCTGGACCGGATGGCTACGCTGCTGAGTTCTTCCAATGCTACTGGGAATTAATTAAGGTTGACCTCCTCAAGCTATTTGATGCATTATACAACCACGATACAGAATCTTAAGGATCAACTACACATTTGTTTCTTTGATACCTAAGAAGCAGGACTATAGAATGGTTAAAGATTATCGCCCAATAAGCCTAATGAATGGAGTTCTGAAAATCATCATAAAGGCTCTAAGCATTAGACTGTCCAAAGAAATTAACTTGCTGATATCAGATGCACAATTAGCATTCATCAGAGGTAGGCAAATTAGTGTTTGCTTCCTAAGTGTAGCCGAAATTTTAGCTATAGCATCAAATCCAAATTTCTAGGCTGGCTCTTAAACTAGACTTCGAGAAGTCATTTGACAACATCAGTTGGTTATTTATTCTTCAATTCTAAGAGCAAGAGATTTTGGAGATACATGGTGTAAGTGGATTGAAAACATCTTATCCTCCAATAAATTGGCTTTTCTGATAAATGGCGCTGCTACGCGATGGATAGTGCTAAAAAAGGTTTAAAGCAAGGCGATCCAATATCCCTATTTATATTCATTCTCATCACAGATTCATTACATCAAATTCTTCTATTGGTAGCAAGAAAACAAACTCATTCATGAGATTGCCTACTCAAAAACTACATCAAATATCTTATGTTTACAATATGCTGATGATACGATGATCTTAAGCAATGATGATCTAAAACATATTCAACACCTCAAGTTTATCCTTTACTCCTTTGAAATTATCTCAAGTCTGAAGATCAACTTTGATAAAAGTGCATTATATGGAATTAATCTACCTATAGTGAGGAATAAGCCGTTAGCAGCAATTTTGGGGTGCCCTCTTGCCTCCATACCAACCAAATACTTAGGGTTTTCTCTGAACAACAATAACGTAAGATCGATGGATTGGAACTTCTTAGTCGAGAAAGTGGAATAGAAGCTATCTACATGGAAAGGTAAGCTCCTATGCCTAGAGGCCATCTAACACTAGTTAATGTAGTTCTGAGCCCTCTATCCACTTATTGGAGATGGAGCACCTGTAAAAAATTCAAAGTTGGTGAATGCTACACCTTCCTTTGTCATGGAGGAATACTCTTGCCAAGGTGAACTGGTGCATGCCAATTCCAAGGAGGACAAAGGTCTTCAATTGGCTGGCATTCAACAACAAGATCCTCACAGCAACCAACCTCAAAAAGGAAACTTCCCAGCTCTAGTCCACTATGTGCTTTGTTACCTGGAAAAGGAGATCATCGACCACCTATTCTTTACATACAGATATTCCAAATACCCTTGGTCTCGCCTCACCCAATAGCTGTCCATGATGCCTCCACCACTTAGCATTCGAGATCTTTGGAGAGATTGGAGGAATAGTCTGCCTCAAAGCTTCCAAAACCTAAATGGGATTGCATAGTTGTTGTTAACCTCTGGTGCATATGGAAGGAAAGGAATAATAGGATCTTCAGATTTGAAGCTAATTTGGTCCTCAAAAC
The DNA window shown above is from Elaeis guineensis isolate ETL-2024a chromosome 8, EG11, whole genome shotgun sequence and carries:
- the LOC105049730 gene encoding light-regulated protein, chloroplastic; its protein translation is MQAAAAAVCFTGPLPFKGTKSLVTRRSSRPRRTVLFPRAMASTAPETSTVDYSSSTSVFPAEACETIGGEACDVEMFPEVKPAAPDSNIRAKVGSEEVEREYVEYNEPKTVFPGEACDDLGGEFCDPEYQKGVYEEKSLPR